Below is a genomic region from Caballeronia sp. SBC1.
TTCAGCGAAACGAGGTTGGGCGCGAGCCAGACGACGGTCGCGCTGCCAACGACCGAGACTACGTACACACCGTAGAACCATGGCGCATTCGCCGGTCCGCCCTCAAGCGAGCGCTTGTATCCCGCCACTTCACCCAGCCCCCACGCGAGCGATAGCGAGCAGACAATGGCCGCTACCATTGATGCCCCGAGGACACCCGCGCTAAACAGAAAACGTCCGGCGCGCGGTCCTACGGCCATTGTGAGGACATCGCTGATTTCGCCTACGCTTTGAAAAGAGTGCCGCTGACCGTCTCTCGACAGCGTCGCCGCAACGGCAACCAGCACCGCTGCTGTTAGCAACTGCGTGAGAACCGCACCGGCGGCAGTTTCGATTCGCGCCGCGGAATAGTCCTGGGCGCCCAGCTTTTTATCGGCGACCGCGGCTTGCTGGTAGAAGATCATCCAGGGATTGAAGGTCGCGCCAATCAGTGCAGCCGCGAGATAACCGTAATGATGGTCGGAGAGAGGAAGCTGGGTCATCTGCCGGAACATGCCGGGAATGTCCGGGTGGGCATGCCAGGCGACCGCGAAGAATGACAGCTCGAAAGCGCCAATGACGATGGCGAGCTTGTCCACGCGTTTGTGCGAGCCAGTGAACACAATGCCCACCAGGAATGCGGCGGCGAGCGGCAACGTGACGGACCGCGAGACGCCGACCATTTCCCCTATGCCAGCGACCCCGGTGAACTCGGTCACCAGAGAGCCGAGCACGGCGACGCCCAACCCGACTGCCGAGACCCATGCCCATGCGGGACCGAAGTGCGAGCGAACGAGCTCGCCATGACCCTGCCCGGTGAAAATACCCAACCGGACGGTGAGTTCCTGGACCATATAGAGCAGGGGGATGAGCGCGAGCAGAACCAGCAGTAGCTGAGGGCCCCATTGCGCGCCGCTCTGCGCCGCTGTCACCACATTACCGGCGTCGCAGTCGGCGAGCATGACGAGCAGGCCCGGTCCCCACAGGGTGAGCCAACGCAGACTGGGTGAAACCTTCGGTTTGAGCAGCGAGGAACCAGTCATGCGTTTTGAAAGG
It encodes:
- a CDS encoding NRAMP family divalent metal transporter, with the protein product MTGSSLLKPKVSPSLRWLTLWGPGLLVMLADCDAGNVVTAAQSGAQWGPQLLLVLLALIPLLYMVQELTVRLGIFTGQGHGELVRSHFGPAWAWVSAVGLGVAVLGSLVTEFTGVAGIGEMVGVSRSVTLPLAAAFLVGIVFTGSHKRVDKLAIVIGAFELSFFAVAWHAHPDIPGMFRQMTQLPLSDHHYGYLAAALIGATFNPWMIFYQQAAVADKKLGAQDYSAARIETAAGAVLTQLLTAAVLVAVAATLSRDGQRHSFQSVGEISDVLTMAVGPRAGRFLFSAGVLGASMVAAIVCSLSLAWGLGEVAGYKRSLEGGPANAPWFYGVYVVSVVGSATVVWLAPNLVSLNVAAQVVNALMLPLVVGLLIALSVTALPPQHRPRGIYLGLVCGIAALVSASGVLGAALSFFS